Proteins encoded together in one Flavobacteriales bacterium window:
- a CDS encoding Gldg family protein, with protein MRTKAAMIRFGLLFAAVLVLLNLVGSRYHVRLDLTSDQRYTLSKATRDILKDLPEAATITGYFTEDLPPDLAVARDEFRDLLVEYAERSGGNVVYEMIDPSTADSLEQQALETGIRPLLVNTREKDKAEQIKAFMGAVVRMGEQQAVIPVVQPGSPMEWELSSRIKEVSVQEKPVVGIMQGHGEPSVNAMAQAMQGLSVLYSVEPMTIYDTMPVHGRFRTIAIIDPADTISPMALQRLEEFMARGGGVVVAFSNAAADLQRTPLVELRYTGIDAWLARHGLRADLDLVTDAQCGQVQVMQQRGFFNLQTAMAFPYFPLVTRFGEHPVASGLEAVVMQFARSFTVTGDSTYRYTPLLSTSDRTGSVALPHEVDLQRQWTDADFTQAPRHLAFAVEGPFGNGPGARLVVIGNGNFATGAEGGQLNPDNVNLLVNAVDWVSDQTGLIDLRGKGVNYRPLDELSDAERGTLKWSNLLLPILLVIAGGVLRMQWRRRQRKARTAPGHVE; from the coding sequence ATGAGGACCAAGGCCGCCATGATCCGCTTCGGGCTGCTCTTCGCCGCCGTGCTGGTGCTGCTCAACCTCGTCGGCTCGCGGTACCACGTCCGTCTCGACCTCACCAGCGACCAGCGCTACACGCTGAGCAAAGCCACGCGCGACATCCTGAAGGACCTCCCCGAGGCCGCCACCATCACCGGCTACTTCACCGAGGACCTGCCTCCGGACCTGGCCGTGGCCCGCGATGAGTTCCGCGACCTGCTCGTGGAGTACGCCGAACGCTCCGGCGGCAACGTGGTGTACGAGATGATCGATCCGTCCACGGCCGACTCACTGGAACAACAGGCCTTGGAGACAGGCATCCGCCCTCTTCTGGTCAACACGCGGGAAAAGGACAAGGCCGAGCAGATCAAGGCCTTCATGGGCGCCGTGGTGCGCATGGGCGAGCAGCAGGCCGTGATCCCTGTTGTGCAGCCCGGATCGCCCATGGAGTGGGAGCTCAGCTCCCGCATCAAGGAAGTGAGCGTGCAGGAGAAGCCCGTGGTCGGCATCATGCAGGGGCACGGCGAACCCTCGGTGAACGCCATGGCCCAGGCCATGCAGGGCCTCAGCGTCCTCTACAGCGTGGAGCCCATGACCATTTACGACACCATGCCGGTGCACGGCCGCTTCCGCACCATCGCCATCATCGACCCTGCGGACACCATCAGCCCCATGGCGCTGCAGCGGTTGGAAGAGTTCATGGCGCGCGGCGGAGGGGTGGTCGTCGCCTTCAGCAATGCCGCCGCCGACCTGCAGCGCACGCCCCTCGTGGAGCTGCGCTACACGGGGATCGACGCGTGGCTCGCACGCCACGGCCTGCGCGCCGACCTCGACCTGGTGACCGACGCCCAGTGCGGCCAGGTGCAGGTGATGCAGCAGAGGGGTTTCTTCAATCTGCAAACGGCCATGGCCTTCCCCTACTTCCCCCTGGTGACCCGCTTCGGTGAGCATCCGGTGGCTTCAGGCCTTGAGGCCGTCGTGATGCAGTTCGCCCGCTCGTTCACGGTCACCGGCGACAGCACCTACCGTTACACCCCGCTGCTCTCCACCAGCGACCGCACCGGCTCGGTGGCCCTTCCGCACGAGGTCGACCTGCAGCGCCAATGGACCGATGCCGACTTCACCCAGGCCCCTCGCCACCTCGCCTTCGCCGTTGAAGGGCCCTTCGGCAATGGACCCGGCGCACGCCTCGTGGTGATCGGCAACGGCAACTTCGCCACGGGCGCGGAAGGCGGCCAGCTGAACCCGGACAACGTGAACCTGCTGGTGAACGCCGTGGACTGGGTGAGCGATCAGACCGGACTCATCGACCTGCGCGGCAAGGGCGTCAACTACAGGCCGCTCGATGAGCTGAGCGATGCCGAGCGCGGCACGCTCAAGTGGTCCAACCTGCTGCTCCCCATCCTGCTCGTGATCGCAGGAGGCGTGCTGCGCATGCAGTGGCGACGCCGCCAACGAAAGGCCCGAACGGCCCCCGGCCATGTGGAGTAA
- a CDS encoding ABC transporter permease subunit translates to MAYILLVVFLGISGFFTWWFGADVFMQGQADLGSFFNIAYWTLFFFIPALTMRTLAEERRTGTLDLLLTKAVTDWQVVLGKFTSCLLLIAAALLCTLPYYITVARIGPIDHGAAVCGYLALLLMSASYIGIGVFASSITNNQLVAFLIALVIGACFHLLFGIVAASLTGSMGRVFDFLGMGVHFDSMSRGVVDSRDVLYFLSIAAAGLVGAELQLAKRGLQR, encoded by the coding sequence ATGGCCTACATCCTGCTGGTGGTCTTCCTGGGCATCAGCGGTTTCTTCACCTGGTGGTTCGGCGCGGATGTGTTCATGCAGGGCCAGGCCGACCTCGGCAGCTTCTTCAACATCGCCTATTGGACGCTCTTCTTCTTCATCCCCGCCCTCACCATGCGCACCCTGGCCGAGGAACGTCGCACCGGCACCCTCGACCTGCTGCTCACCAAAGCCGTCACCGACTGGCAGGTGGTGCTCGGCAAGTTCACCTCCTGCCTGCTGCTGATCGCGGCGGCCCTTCTCTGCACCCTGCCCTACTACATCACCGTGGCCCGCATCGGGCCCATCGACCATGGCGCCGCCGTGTGCGGTTACCTGGCCTTGCTACTGATGAGCGCCAGCTACATCGGCATCGGGGTCTTCGCCAGCTCCATCACCAACAACCAGCTCGTGGCCTTCCTCATCGCCCTGGTCATCGGAGCGTGTTTCCACCTCCTCTTCGGGATCGTGGCCGCGTCGCTCACCGGATCCATGGGCCGCGTGTTCGACTTCCTGGGCATGGGCGTCCACTTCGACTCCATGTCGCGCGGCGTGGTGGACAGTCGCGATGTGCTCTACTTCCTGAGCATCGCCGCAGCAGGGCTCGTCGGCGCGGAACTTCAACTGGCCAAACGCGGACTGCAGCGCTGA
- a CDS encoding ATP-binding cassette domain-containing protein, protein MDIRIEGLTKRYGPQAAVDGISFVVRPGEVLGFLGPNGAGKSTTMKMICGLLAPDAGGIHIGGRSVLSELQTVRRHIGYLPENNPLYEDMPVLDHLRFAARVQGLSDGRIRERLAEMVRVCGLDAEKHKRVGELSKGYRQRVGLAQAMVHDPEVLILDEPTTGLDPNQIVEIRELIKEVGRAKTVIFSTHILPEVEATCDRILIINKGRIVADGTPGDLRRQAQGRPLVRVRIEDAPPGAPAAALRGLPGVEAMEVAADGAFLLQAAADAHIARPVYRLCVDRGWTLTELHSPGSRLEDVFRDLTLN, encoded by the coding sequence ATGGACATCCGCATCGAAGGCCTCACCAAGCGCTACGGCCCGCAGGCCGCGGTGGATGGCATCAGCTTCGTGGTGCGGCCCGGTGAGGTGCTCGGTTTCCTGGGTCCCAACGGCGCCGGGAAGTCCACCACCATGAAGATGATCTGCGGCCTGCTCGCACCGGATGCGGGCGGCATCCATATCGGAGGCCGGTCGGTGCTGAGCGAGCTCCAGACCGTCCGCCGCCACATCGGCTATCTGCCGGAGAACAACCCATTGTACGAGGACATGCCCGTGCTCGACCACCTGCGTTTCGCGGCACGCGTGCAGGGCCTGTCCGATGGCCGGATCCGTGAGCGCCTGGCCGAGATGGTGCGCGTGTGCGGCCTCGATGCCGAGAAACACAAGCGCGTCGGAGAGCTTAGCAAGGGCTACCGCCAGCGCGTCGGCCTGGCCCAGGCGATGGTCCACGATCCCGAGGTGCTCATCCTCGATGAGCCCACGACCGGATTGGACCCCAACCAGATCGTGGAGATCCGGGAGCTGATCAAGGAAGTGGGCCGGGCCAAGACGGTCATCTTCAGCACCCACATCCTGCCCGAGGTGGAGGCCACGTGCGACCGCATCCTCATCATCAACAAGGGAAGGATCGTGGCCGATGGCACGCCGGGCGATCTGCGACGGCAGGCCCAAGGCCGCCCGCTGGTGCGGGTGCGGATCGAGGACGCTCCCCCTGGCGCCCCGGCCGCGGCCCTACGCGGCCTGCCAGGCGTGGAGGCCATGGAGGTCGCGGCCGACGGGGCCTTCCTCCTGCAAGCCGCTGCTGACGCCCACATCGCCCGCCCGGTCTATCGCCTGTGCGTGGACCGGGGCTGGACCCTCACCGAACTGCACTCCCCGGGCTCGCGCCTCGAGGATGTCTTCCGAGACCTTACGCTGAACTGA
- a CDS encoding methylated-DNA--[protein]-cysteine S-methyltransferase, whose product MPTAARRTRAPELFAPLHVLAVDGPLGKVFLESDGALITRVSYEAITGNRSKTPPLLSEAARQVDHYFTGKRRTFDLPLQRLGTRFQRLVWAAIDDIPYGRTLTYQAIGERIGGRALGRTVGHACGSNPLPILVPCHRVIASDGLLTGYVGGLWRKKWLLEHEGALPKELFSDPPR is encoded by the coding sequence ATGCCCACGGCCGCTCGCAGGACCCGCGCACCTGAGCTGTTCGCCCCGCTCCATGTCCTTGCCGTCGATGGTCCGCTCGGCAAGGTCTTCCTGGAGAGCGATGGAGCACTGATCACCCGCGTATCCTACGAAGCCATCACGGGCAATCGCAGCAAGACCCCGCCCCTGCTCTCCGAGGCCGCGCGCCAGGTGGACCACTACTTCACCGGAAAGCGGCGGACCTTCGACCTGCCCCTACAGCGGCTCGGCACCCGCTTCCAGCGGTTGGTCTGGGCTGCGATCGACGACATCCCGTACGGCCGCACGTTGACCTACCAGGCCATCGGGGAACGCATCGGTGGCCGCGCCTTGGGACGCACCGTGGGGCACGCCTGCGGCAGCAACCCATTGCCCATCCTGGTCCCCTGTCACCGGGTGATCGCCAGCGACGGGCTGCTCACCGGTTATGTGGGCGGGCTCTGGCGCAAGAAATGGCTGCTGGAGCATGAAGGGGCCCTGCCCAAGGAGCTCTTCTCCGACCCACCCCGTTGA
- a CDS encoding DUF2461 domain-containing protein has translation MAWFGPDFNRFFKELAAQNNKEWFDGQRKRYEASVNEPFTAFVGELIARVGALDKRVRITPQEAIFRINRDVRFSKDKAPYKLACSAIISAAGRKDHGVPGMYIELGPEKVAIYGGSYQPEKEALLTIRERIAAKPAIFRSLYTAKPFTSRFGTMLGERNKVLPPDLREAAEREPMLYNKQFYWCAELPASKVTSPDLADVIMEHYMAMRPLNEFLLGKT, from the coding sequence ATGGCGTGGTTCGGTCCGGACTTCAACCGCTTCTTCAAGGAGCTTGCGGCCCAGAACAACAAGGAGTGGTTCGACGGGCAGCGCAAGCGCTATGAAGCGAGCGTGAATGAGCCGTTCACGGCGTTCGTCGGCGAGCTGATCGCGCGGGTTGGCGCGCTGGACAAGCGGGTACGGATCACCCCGCAGGAAGCGATCTTCCGCATCAATCGCGACGTACGCTTCAGCAAGGACAAAGCACCCTACAAGCTGGCGTGCTCGGCGATCATCTCCGCGGCCGGACGCAAGGACCATGGTGTGCCCGGCATGTACATCGAGCTGGGTCCAGAGAAGGTGGCGATCTATGGCGGAAGCTACCAGCCGGAGAAGGAGGCGCTTCTTACCATCCGGGAACGGATCGCTGCCAAGCCGGCCATCTTTCGATCGCTGTACACGGCCAAGCCGTTCACCAGCCGGTTCGGAACGATGCTCGGAGAGCGGAACAAGGTGCTTCCCCCGGACCTGCGCGAAGCGGCCGAGCGTGAACCCATGCTCTACAACAAACAGTTCTACTGGTGCGCCGAGCTGCCTGCATCCAAGGTCACTTCGCCGGACCTGGCCGACGTGATCATGGAGCACTATATGGCCATGCGACCCTTGAACGAATTCCTTCTGGGCAAGACCTGA
- a CDS encoding YceI family protein, with amino-acid sequence MKLQLFSATAMVALTLASCGGGSTAEGEGAIDSAASMAAKEVTYAVDIAASKLTWKGVMIGVKYHEGTMAFTEGSFTAKGGQLVSGGFVVDMKSMMPVDTNYNKDYTKEKLTGHLASPDFFAVDSFPTASFKVTSVSGNTATGELNVRGRMATETVTDIVISEENGMANASGKLVFNRQKYGVSWANPMKDMVLSDDIEIVVSLVGKGQ; translated from the coding sequence ATGAAGCTCCAATTGTTCAGCGCCACCGCCATGGTGGCCCTTACCCTCGCCTCCTGCGGCGGCGGTAGCACCGCCGAAGGCGAAGGTGCGATCGACAGCGCGGCCTCCATGGCGGCCAAGGAAGTGACCTACGCTGTGGACATCGCGGCCAGCAAGCTCACTTGGAAAGGGGTGATGATCGGTGTGAAGTACCACGAGGGCACCATGGCCTTCACCGAGGGCAGCTTCACGGCCAAGGGCGGCCAGCTCGTCTCCGGAGGTTTCGTGGTGGACATGAAGAGCATGATGCCCGTCGACACCAACTACAACAAGGACTACACCAAGGAGAAGCTCACCGGCCACCTTGCCAGCCCTGACTTCTTCGCGGTCGACAGCTTCCCCACGGCCAGCTTCAAGGTGACCTCCGTGAGCGGCAATACCGCCACCGGCGAACTGAACGTGCGCGGCCGTATGGCCACCGAGACCGTCACCGACATCGTGATCAGCGAGGAGAACGGCATGGCCAACGCCAGCGGCAAGCTGGTGTTCAACCGCCAGAAGTACGGCGTGTCCTGGGCCAACCCGATGAAGGACATGGTGCTCAGCGACGACATCGAGATCGTGGTGTCGCTGGTGGGCAAGGGGCAATAA